CAGGCATGCAAATTGGTAATGCGCGACTGACCCCTCTATCACCAGGGCGAATCGAAGGAACTGTTGGGAGTCTGAGTGTATGGGAATATGATAGTAGGCGTCTTTTAAGTCcaccgtggccatgacgctatctggtgcgattagggggatcgctgatctcactgattccattttaaatctttggtATGCTATAGATTTGTTCAGGTATTTCAGGTTAATTATAATTCTATAGGACCTGTTAGGCTTTTTGATgagaaacaagggggagtagcaccccttgaacaGTTCTTCTGCGGGAACCGGGATAATGGCCCCTAGGGACAGCAGGTCCCGTACCCCGACTGGAGGGCctgggccgacgcgggtgactagcagggggtaaccacgaacctccggggaggaggggcggaaaattcaattttatatacCTCTGAGACcaggcgtaaggcccagggattggaggttattTCGCCCCATTTATTGGCGAACCCCCTAAGTCTACCCCCCACTTGCCGGATCCCGaagggcggattctcaccctttccgcctttggggtaagaccagcgtccggttttccccttccccctgtatgttctAGGGGGAACAAAGGGAggggggtaggaggaggaaggccgcttgacggGTTTCTCTGATGGTAGTCCCTGACTCTTGTctgatgccttctctaggagtgtATCCAGGGACGGCCCGAAGATGCGGCATCCTTGGAAGGGCAAGGAGCAAAGCCTGTTCTTTGAGGCGTTGTCCCCTGTCCAGGCTtttacccagacggccctcctggctgtgttcgagagTGCTGCCgaacgggccccgaaccttaTTGACTTCATATAGGCGTCCGCCAGGAAGCCGGttgcctgttggaggaggggaaggcagttggagatatcttccctcgaacccctttgcgagaccagtgtctggagttggtctaaccagaccgTCATAGAACTCGCTACTGACGTGGCCGTGATGTTGGTTTTCATGGTGAGGGCAGCCGACTCCCAGGCCTTCTTCATTGCCGAATCCACTCGTGTATCCAGTGGATCCCGCAATTGGGAGATGTCCTCAAAGGGTAGGGCAGCCTTCTTTGtgaccctggcgaccgccaaatcCACTTTCGGGACGGTGTCCAGGAACTCGATGTCTTCCGGGGTGAAGACCATGCGCTCTTTAAATTCCTTAGACAGGAAAAACTTatgttctgcctgtttccactcggtcAAGATAAGCTGTTTCAAGATATCATTGACCGGGAATGATGGTTTGGGCTGCGGtaggagtccccggaacaggctatcctggaaggatggctgctgcggcgtccgtttctccacctgcatggtgtgtCGGACCGCTGTTAATAGTTGCCCCAGATCCGCCGATGAGAAAAAGTAATTCCTCGTGTCTTCCATAGGCAGCatggattctgagggggaatCCTCTAAGAGCTCTTCCTCAGAGTCCGACTCTTCTAtccgtgaccgccttacccttttcgtggggggcggaacggaaagagacgagagagaggcctcgatctcctcgcggatcatagctCGGATGTCCGATATGCCCGAGGAGCCTTCCTCACGGACCACTTTCTCCGTGCAGTCTGCGCATAAGGGTTTGGTGTGTCCCTCGTCCAGTCGCCGCAGGCAGACTGGGCACTTGCGCACGCGCTTCTTGGCCTCTCTGCccttttgtgcttctctgtcctaagagacggagacagcaaaaagggGGGGTTTTCCAGCACCTGATATTCCTTCCTTACCCTTGGTGTGAGACCCCCGaaggtctactcaccagcaggctgctctcCGTGtcttctctggccgacatcttttCCTAAGGTGCAGACCGAAGACATGTGGGGAAAATCCtattttctcctcttcttttttttttgaattttttcaaattttgacACCTTTTtccgaggccccccccccccccccccggtgacgcggccgcgctgacgtcatgccgccgcgccggacccgggggatacactcTACGTCGGGACGCTCAGGGGAGGACGCCTGCTGTCAGGAGATGCCGGATCGAGTGCGCTGGTTGACCCGCGCCGtgcgctctctccccccccctcgctgGCATACCTGTTCAGCCGCTCTGCCCGACGGAGGATCCCTGGAAGTGCTGGTGTCCGGAGGGCGGCTTCCAAGCCCCGCAGGTACGGGGCTGCATCTTCCCagtgcgacaaccccactgggcagcgcacTGGGGAAGGATTTCCCTTGCAGGAAACGAGGTGCTGGGTttggatcctgcgggtgagggtccccacgtagggtctcacccgcgcaagctctgccagcccgaccagagagtcgtccccccacgggcgggcAGGCTGCATGCAGCTTTCCTTTTTTCttgcctccagcatacacctggaggcttccgcttggactgtcctgtagggacaggaagacactggtgagccggtggtgggagtcgctttttgtatgtttttccgcttcctgtcccaacaggggtccagcggacaacctccatgtgtatgctgtcaggatgacgaggggaaaaaattaaatatcttaaaaaaaaaaaaaaatacaagtactacagcaaaaaaaaaaaaacctatataagtttggtattgtagcaatcgtactgacccatagaataaaaatatcaggttgtttttattgcagtttgtgcgccgtagaaacaggacgcactgaaagatggtggaatgtcgttttttttttcatttctctccactaagaattttttaaaagtttttcagtaaattatatggttcaataaatagtgccattgaaaaatacaactcgtcccgcaaaaaacaagccctcatacagcgacgtcgatggataaataaaggagttacgatttttttaaaagggagtaggaaaaaacaaaagtggaaaaaaaaaaaaagcaaaaaagctccgtcactaaggggttaaaacctacAGCTACCACTTTAGCACCAATCAGTTTAGAACTAAATATTTCCTGCAGCCAAAATAAGATTTGAATAAGgaattcatcaatatttctgggatgcccttGCATGCACGACCTTCAGCTCACGTCATAGTTTCCCCCTCAGGTTAAGGTCAGGCCactgacttggccattgcaaaaCACTATTTTTCAAGCATTCTTTAGCaaatttacttgtgtgctttggttcTGGTCTTGTTGCAGCACCAGTTGTCTCTTCAGCTTTAGGTCATGGATGACTCATTTTCTCCTGTAAGATGTTCTGAGCCACCTTAGAATTAATTGATTTCTCAATGATTGTAATGGGTGCAGCCTGAAACAGCttagcagccccaaaccatggcACCCCCTCCACCAGGTGTCAGAGTTGAATGAGGTTTCAGTGTGggtagtattcttttttttttttaaactccaaacacagttgtgcatttgtgctaaaagtTTCTACTTTTGTCTCATCCAGCCATCAACTATTTCCTAGGCAGTTGGGGGAAACACCCTAGGGATCTCCGACAAACGTGAGATGTTCCGCCAGGTTCTCTTCCTGGACAGCagcagctgtctgtgtgatgTCCTTCCACAAGGACTATTCTTGTGCAGTTTTCCTAATAGACACATGAACGGAGGTTTTGGGAGTTTGTCTTTTGTAGAATGTTTTGTTACCTTTGGGGTTGTCACAATTATGCCTTTAGAGCGATCTCAACAAGACTTTCTCTTGTAGAGGAGCAAGCCATGAATAGTTTCCATGTACAATTTTTTGGAACTATGGGTTGATTTACTCCCAGGTCTTCAGCAATACTTATGTAGCCTTTTCCAACTCTGAATTCATGACTGCCCCTCTACAAATCATGCAATCCAGGCCTTTGGCTGCATTTAGATGACCACACTAAAATTCCAGATGGAAACTGAATCGGATCAAAACTATTTTTGAGAGAAATTTCATGGATGAGAGCTGATAAGATTCTAGAAGTTAAATGTGTCTTCTGTGCAGAGCTGTATCATATGTCTCAATAAAGcttcagaattaaaaaaaacaatttgctTTATTCTTCTTACATTTCTTTAAGCCAAATGACATTCTATGAAGCAGCAAATTTCCATGCGGTTTTTCTTCAGCAAGAATTGATTCTGCAACGTTGTCTACAGACTATTCCCTTCTATTAGTAGGTGAGGCATCTAGTCTCCTTATCAAACATTCACTGTATATACAGGCCCAGACTATCCAATGGAGGATCTGGTGAATGTCCAGTGGGCCCCTGAGatattttagcattttgctaATTGACCACAATTTGCACTGCATTGTTACTGATGGTAAGATAAATTGTAGCAAaatagaatttgcaaaaagcaggGCAAGACTGCAACTCTAAGAGCTGCAGGACCTTCCTTGACATCACATGACTAAAAAGGTCCTGCACCAACGATAACAGCCTTTGAAGGTGGCTGCAGCTGGCACTGTGGAGGAAAGCAATGAGGAACAGCAGGAAAGTCAGACGACACCATGAATTTAACAAGACTTGGTTCCAACTACACAATGCCAGCACTGTATGTGTAAAGCAAAGGTATACATTTCTCCTAGACTGGTGGCACCACCAGGAAATTGAACACAACGTGGATCTATGAAGAGTTCCACAACTGGTTTCTGGCATAAACCAACTCATGTCACATTGGTGGTCTAAAGGGACAGTGTgaattttcttctctatccaatAAGATTTTCAGACCAGCCCGTTCAAACACTAATATTTCTGCAAAAGTTATGTTTTTCAATATCATTTGTTCtataaaaagttatattttgTTGTGTAATGAAaaacttggagaaaaaaaaaaagattggaatTTAAATTTTAAAGTGGAAAGCACCAGAGGACAGACTAACGTTAGGACTGGCATTTCATACACCGTTTTTAATAAACCAAGCTTTTTCTTTAGATTTGTTTTTGAACAGcctcgtgaaaaaaaaaaattgcagccaaGTTAgttatgtgtcattttaaaagcatgcTCCCCATAGAGAGCTTAAAGGCGTTTTGGGGTTGCAGAACTACCTGCTTAAATTTTCCCACACTTGCGCatagaaaaactaataaaatcaatggttttcacAATCTGATGGCCTGTTACACGACCCTTCCTCCTCACCTCAAGTCAATTACTTCCCATGATGCCTTGTTCCAGTCAGCATACATGGCTTCCTGTCATGTTTCAGAAAAGTGCATCATCAGGTGGAAGAAGCTGGATGTTCTAGTTGTCGTTCTGTGGCACAGGCACCCCAGACTTCCATGTATGGATATTGTAGTATAGGGCTGCAAGAGGTGAACGTCACAGGAAGCCAAGTACATCACACCCCATGCACGCGtcattaaggccgggctcacacgagcatgtCTGGCAGCCTGCAAGATACACATGGCACGCAACAAGCATGCAAAGACATTGTAGCCATGTACTAGCTTGGCATGCATAAACCATGCCAAGGCAGAACATGCTTTGATTTTAGTTGCATGCAGCAACATGGCCGTCTGTCAGAATTCGTATagcatattatgcatgcaaaaccCATGTGTGGAATATGCTGCACCaacatgcttgtgtgagcccggcccaagAGTGCAAGGAAATACACAACTATACGGAGCTATGGCAATGACTTTTGTAGTGAGAACTGACTGGATTACCCCTTTAAGCACAAGTTTGAGAATCCAATTCAGAAGTGACAACCAATATAGCTGTACTTGTTATGGTGCCCAAACACTGGGCACAATATTTTAAACAGATCTGCGGCAAAGTCTGTATGTCTTACATGTGGATTTGTTGCGATACAAGGATTATGctccatgtgaaggaagccttacatCTGCGCTGAAGTAGATGCGGCTGATCACTATACTgtgaccaatagagatgagcgagcatactcggtttgggtgtttttgcactcgagcaccgccttttttgagtaactgactactcgggcgaaaaaattcagggGGCACTGGGAAGGGGAGAacgagctccccctgttccccactgctactccccgaatcttttcatccgagtagtcagttacttggaaaaagcggtgctagaGTGCAAAAACACTCTAGTGACCAAGTTACACATGCTTTCGATGAGAATACTCCTTTGAACAGGTTTACCACCACTCCCCCCCTGCCCCTTACAGTACACAGAAAGGCAGTCTCGCCACAGCAAATTCTTTAATCTGACTACTTTTGTGGCTCTCAGATAACTACAATAGGTCCAAACTCCCAAGACCCTTGGCAAATAGATTTAGCCAAGGTAAGCTGTAGCTGGTCATACCACAGACATTGTGGAAGATTAAGAGCTGGCACTTGTCACCAGCTCTGGTTTAAGGTGAGTGGCAGGTACATTCCCCCCAGGACTTGACAGCTGCATGTCCCTTCAGGACTTTTCTTGGGAGGGGAACAGAAGAGTAATATTTGGATGGAACCATTATAACTGAATTAAAATGCCATAGAAGTATAATAAAGGAATGTAATAATGAGGAACAAAGACCCAAAGGAGGACCCAGTAAAGGTTTCATGGAACATTTTACTCTCCAATTGAGAAATCTCTGTACATTAAAAGCACAAGTGCTTCAATAAGTTTAGTGAAAATGGAACCAGGAACAAGCATAATCGCCACATCCACAGACTGGAGTCGGAAACCGGTGAGAGTTTACTCAAAGTTAGACAGGAAATTTATTACAGTTTCTTTCAGCTTGGCGTCTGTCTGCTCCGAGATCTTTCCATCAGCCctaaagtgagaaaaataaagaCTCAGCATTGGGTAAAAGGTAAAGGTTTAGCATTACCACAAGCAACTGATCAAGAACAGGAAAGTTCCTGAAGTTACAGTACGGGAGCACAGACTtctgggtccttttacatgggcagattatgGGGGCTTGGGAATTTCACTACATACTAGTTCATCCGACACGCAGAACATGTAAAAGTAGCCAATCAGACGACAAACGAGCAAATACATTTGCTGGCTGCTTGTTCACCTTCAGCAAGCACAAACCGCTGTAACTGGCGGTACATCTTGGCGTGGCAACAGGGGGATGAGTGATTATAGTAGCGATGGTTCATCTCCATAAACAGACTATTGCCCGTGTAAAAGGTCTTATTGAGGCTGTATTACAGCTTTGTACCTGATATCTTCATGCTGCTCAGAACGTCGCTCTGCAGGATCATTTAGGCCaagacatggccatatgagagtTGCATTCAAGAAActcaggtgcaactcacatcAGCCACCAGCAAAGCCTAcactgcacattgcatgtcctattcctatCCATTAAAACAGACGGATAGAACATGCCACCACTTTTGTCCTTCTCCACACAGTCCATCGTCTGTGTGGAAAACCTGCACTTGTGAATAGCGACATTTGTTATAACGAAGCAGTGTCTATGGCCTTAGTTTAAGTAGTTTGATTTACAACTCACCTGATGGTAGCAAGGAGGTCCTGGTGTTGGCTCTTAATGTGAGCTAAGAAAGCATTCTCGAATCTTGTGATTTTGCTTGGTTCCATTTTGTCCAGATGACCCCTCACACCAGCATAGATAACGGTTACCTGTTCTTCAATGGCCATGGGAACTGGAAAACAATGTACATGTTTAATTCCAGATTTCCTAACCCTTCGTCAGCTTTATAGTAGGAGACATCAGCCAGCATTGTACAGTGCAAACCAAGAGCGCAGCTTACCATACTGTCCCTGCTTCAGCAGCTCAGTCAGACGGACGCCACGGTTCAAGAGTTGTTGGGTAGCTGCATCTAAATCAGAACCGAACTGGGCGAAAGCTGCTACTTCACGGTACTGAGCCAACTCCAGCTTCATGGTACCGGCCACCTAGGGATGGGAATATTAAGACTTACAATAGGCTTTGTGTGGAGAATCTGCTAGATCACTCTACAGGTGGACAAATAAAGACAGGACATGCAAACAAGAGCCACACACCTGCTTCATGGCTCTGGTCTGAGCAGCAGAACCGACACGGGACACAGACAGACCGACATTGATGGCAGGTCGGATACCCTTGTAGAACAACTCAGTCTCCAAGAAGATCTAAAAGGAGAAAAAGTGAATTATTCTGTCTTCTCATCTTCACACATTGTGTATGCTTTAGCTGACACTTACCTGCCCATCAGTAATGGAAATCACATTTGTTGGGATGTAAGCAGACACATCACCGGCCTGGGTCTCAATGACTGGGAGAGCAGTCAGGGATCCACCACCAAACTGGTCATTCATTTTAGCAGCCCTCTCCAGCAGACGAGAATGAAGGTAAAACACATCACCGGGGTAGGCCTCACGACCAGGAGGACGACGCAGCAGTAGAGACATCTGACGGTAGGCCACAGCCTGGAGATACAAGGTAAACACAAAGTTACTTAATGTTTTGAGCCAGGGTTTATGGACTCCTTCAAAAACAGAAGCAAAGACTATATTTTTTAGGCTAGAGCTCCAGGAAGATGGCATGTGGAGTGTAAGCAAGACGCTGTAAAATCAAAGAATTAGGGAGAAAGGGTCATATCAGAATACCAACAAAGTTGTAATTTTTGCAATCACAATAAGACATTTGCTACCAATTTATTAATAAAGATAAAGTGTAAGGGCCGCTAGATTGTGTACAGCACCCAGTGTAAAGGCCGCTAGATtgtgtacagcgctgcagagTATGCATGCATTGTGTAAATGAGCAAGACAAAAGGCATGTGTGGCCCCATAGCTGTCATATAGAGGCAGTTAAACACCTTTGCAAAATATATTTACCTGTTTGGACAAGTCATCATAGATGATCAGAGCGTGTTTTCCATTGTCTCTAAAATATTCTCCCATGGAGCAACCAGAGTATGGTGCCAGGTACTGCAGGGGGGCAGCATCAGAGGCAGTGGCAGACACCACAATTGTGTACTTCATGGCATCTATAAGGGAGGCAGAAAAAAGTCTGAATTTGCAAAATAATGCAGTTGAAAAACCGAACAAAGACCGCTATGGGAGGAAGAGGCTGATAAGTGAAAGACGTTTTATTGACAGCCATGGGCAGCACCAAAAGCACTGTGGAGGTCTGTGGGTTGAAGGGCCTTCTAATGAGTCTCCCATACTGTAAAATAGCAGTTGGCTAATAATCACCTCTTCGACCACCACTGCCGCTCTGTTTATAGACTGCACTTAGAGCTACTGCTGGTGGTGGAAAAAGGCAAGCCTCTTTATAActccaaaaaaaaccctcaaaaaatTGTAGCAGAACGTTGGGACTGaaaatattttttatacatttgGATGGGGTTCTTCTGGCAGCAAGTTCATGGATTTCAGCAAGTCCTATTTAGAGAAGTCTGTATATTCCACTTGCAAATTAACCTTAAATTAAGGTAACAGATCTAGGAGGTCACacaaggctagggctacacaacAACATGTGTTGCACAACCAAGTCTCAGAAAAGTCACACAACCATCTCACACGACTGTTTCAGAGATGTGATTTGGCTGCTGAACAGTCAGGTCTGTGTCGCATGTGACTTACATTGATGTCTATGGTAGGAAAGTTGCACGTGACTAGAGGTCACAGGTGGAGACACCATAAACATTCATTAGATGACATCTCAGTGCGACATCAATCTGTTGTGCAACATGTCGCTGTCCTAGCCTAAAGCACAGTAGAAGGTCTTAGGTTCTGACGCTGTAAACACTGGTCATACCTGCATCAGTCAGCCTCTTAACCAGCTGAGCCACGGTTGATCTCTTCTGACCAATGGCCACGTAGATACAGTACAGTTTCTTCTTCTCATCAGTTCCATCATTGAACCTCTTCTGGTTGATAATGGTATCAATGGCAATGGATGTTTTGCTGTAAAGTGAGAAGCATGTCAAGCGTCATTTAACAATACAAGAAGTATCTAAATGGTGAACAGGAACAAGATGCAAAACAGTGGGATGCTGTGGAGGACTGTGGAAATCAGTTGGATAGCACTCGCATGTGATTTTTCCCATCGCAGTCTATGGACAACACTTGCCATGCTTTCAAGTGCGTGAAGATTACAATTTGACAGAAGCTATGCCATTTTTAATAACACTGCcgcaaaaataaaataatcgcACTTGTAAACGTGAATTTTTCATGCGGATGTGAGGAGGTTTTATTCAAACCCGCAttccttctgtgaaattgtgatccttaGGCATGTGTTGGACACGCAGAGGTTCACAAGTTTCCAATGGGAAATATCACATGTGCATGCACGGCACGCGAGAGCCGTGCAAGGCCTTTAAaggttccattgaaggcaatgggcaagGCACTCCAAAGAAACACCAAaagaaaacatgctgcgattattttgTCCTCACAGCATTGcttcaaaagaatggcgttcatatttgtgcgcTTCTCAAAAAGCAAAAACGTAACATGGCCGCCTACACATTAGTACAGCGTATTACACACGCATAATACGCAATTACCATATGCTCGTGTGAGACAGCCCTAAGGTTAAATTCACACACTGCATTAAGACGTCACAAAAGCTGCATCTCTTTTCTGcatggatttgctgcggattcaccCCTTTGTAATGCAGAGGGCACatgtaaaacatgcagatttcgaAGTGTATTTTCATGccccgtgtgaatgcatcctattGAAGTTCTGCAAATTTGCCTCTCCTGCCAGCTTATACTGTACATAGCTGCCATGCACACAGGTCTCCTCGTAAACGCCAGTGAATATGCTCAGTTACCTCCTATGCACACTTCTTACCCAGTCTGCCTGTCACCAATGATCAGCTCACGCTGTCCACGCCCGATGGGCACCAGACTGTCCACGGCCTTGATTCCAGTCTGCATGGGCTCACGCACAGAAATACGTGGAATGATACCAGGGGCCTTCAGTCCAACTCTTCTGCGGATTTTTGATGCAAGTGGGCCCTTTAATAAAAGCACTTTATTACATTTGGTCttccattacatttttttctacctttcGGGAACAGTAATGTCACTTGTTTAAAGGCTACTGATCAGAAAACAACTAAAGACTATAAAATTGGTAATGTCCCTTCTAAAAACAAGCAGCATCTTGTAAAGCAGAAGATTTAAGTCAAAAGGCTGTTGCAAATCTTTAAATCTCAACATCtgtagttctgcaacagctggagTGGCACTGGCTGGAGACCTCAGTTGTAAAGTGGCCCATCCTGATTCCCATCAGTGCTCAGCGGTCTGATCCATCTATCAATTTAGGTGAAGCCTTCATATAACACATTTCTGAGTACAGGCAAAATATATCTCCAACGGTGTGCTAACAAAAAGCAAAACAAGTGGAAATGTAACCAAAATGTTATgatttttcttggggggggggggggggggggattttttatcTGACCCACTTGTCGCTCAATATTAAGCCCTCATGCCTTAATATTCTGACCGCGAAATCTCTTAGCTAAAATCAGACCCGATGCTCCGgcagtgacccccagagaccaatactcacctgtccggaaccGCCGCGAGTGTCTTGGCTGGTGAGCATGTGCAGTgcaggacatgctgcaaattcctgcaatacttctgcagtaGTGTCGCAGGATGGagtgcttccattgcagtcaattttcCGCAACAAGCAGAGCATGCTGTGACTGTCCCCCgtgagcaggggggtggggagcaGTTGATTAGAGTCTTAACATAGCATATctgtggatggacattgctgtggaattcgtggcGAGTATCTGGCCACGAATTCTGCAGCGAAACTCCGTCTGTGAGTATTGGGCCTTAGTATCCATTCTTGCAAAAATAACCCAGACACCAACCTTGCCATCAATAGCATTTCCCAGAGCATCGACAACGCGGCCAAGCAGCTCTTCACCAACAGGTACATCTACAATGGCGCCAGTTCTCTTCACAATGTCTCCTTCCTTGATGAGTTTGTCGTTACCAAACACGACAACACCAACGTTGTCGGGCTCCAAGTTCAAGGACATGCCCTAATACACAATACAGAAAGACATGACAGTTTAGCTAACAATTAGACAGATATTGCACTACCCATTAACACAAGCATGTTATACACCATTGTTTAACACCATCGCAAATCCCACTTGTGCGTCAGGCAGCAGATTTCATACTACATATCAAAGGGCGACGTCTAacgctttttttttgcatcaaaatGAGTTTGCTGCCAAACCTGCAGCTTGATTTCAGTGCCGATTCTCTCCATTGCATACAGATGAGGTTTTCAAATCTCCATTCACATGTTTTGTACTGTAAACTGCACTGGATTTTCAGTGCGAAATCTACATTGCAAGGCTGCAGCAATTGCACCATGTCTGGGCCAGGCCTTCAAGGGCGACTTCTAGTGACCCACAAAGATCCATGGGATATCATGATTGCCCCCAATACAGCAGTACAAGTACAAGCAGTATAAGACTTACAGCCTACAAGCTTTTCATCTTCCATCCCTTCATATGACAATAAATAAAGAGCAGtacaaagaacaggccccgtaaGGCAGCAGATGCTGCCAGACTGTTTGCATCATGGATTCCTCATTAATGTAATGATTTATTCACTTCTGTCACCTTTAAGGCTGCTATTATATGAGCATTCCTCCCTTGCAAAAGGCAGatggagagggaaaaaaaaaaaggtagcttACATTCGGTGCCTGATCTTGCCATAGTCATTTAACTGAAGAGTCCAGGCGCCTCCAGTGCAGCCCTACAGCATTCTGCAGGGGAGTAATGCTCATGTAATCACATCCTAAAAACGCAAACACATCTATAATACCTCCACAAATTGCTTAGGGCAGTTAGAGCAGAGTTACTTGTGTGACTAAGTGCCATTCATCCGGTGTGGGTGAACGGGACAGCTGGCACCCTCTTTGCTGGATTGCTGCAGTTACCTTGATGCTACATCTCCTGATACCAGCACTAAAAAGAGCCTAACTGAGAAATAAAACAACCTACCTTAAGTCCAGAGGAAAATTCCACCATCTCCTCAGCCTGGACATTCCTGAGGCCGTAAACACGGGCAATACCATCACCAATGGAAAGGACGCGACCGGTTTCCTCTAGGTCGGCACTGGTGTCTGCACCAAGGATGCGCTCCTCAAGGATGGAGGACACCTCAGCAGTGCCTGCAGAAAGCAAAAGTAGCCGTTACTAGTCTAGCACATAGAAAGATGACTGACGGCAGAAAAAGCCTCCCTGGTCCATCTAGTACGCCCTCCCAATCTGTGTGATCACACATTCTTGTAGGATGACGTAcgtgaagaaaaaaattatatatacatatataaatgcaaagcagctttcatgtttccattCGCAGCATACGGCCAGTTTCCATCATAAAGGCCAGAGAAGAAAGTGCAGCACAAGACACTTTATTCCTAGTAAGATGATGACCTGCATGATGGAAACCCCTCGGACCCTGTTATGGTGAGTCGGATCCACTGGGCACTGCTAGTGTTCATCACATGATGGGTCAGGCATTTTGGTTTTCTCTCTTGCATGATAGAACGGAAACAGAAATGTGAAAAGCAATGAACGGAATCATTTGCTGTTCAATTGCCAgactgttagccaatcacagccattcatgacgtcattgaatggctaacttagtctggtgttagccaatcacagccaaccagggcattagctttctggaggcagggcattcaagccctgcttgcagaaagcaatggtctgcagcGTGCATGAGGgggcaacagcctgcagcagcgccgccaaTGGGGAGTATtgattgttttttggggtttttttt
This region of Eleutherodactylus coqui strain aEleCoq1 chromosome 5, aEleCoq1.hap1, whole genome shotgun sequence genomic DNA includes:
- the ATP5F1A gene encoding ATP synthase subunit alpha, mitochondrial; its protein translation is MLSVRVAATLARSLPRQAGLVSKKALGAAFVATRNIHASGSWLQKTGTAEVSSILEERILGADTSADLEETGRVLSIGDGIARVYGLRNVQAEEMVEFSSGLKGMSLNLEPDNVGVVVFGNDKLIKEGDIVKRTGAIVDVPVGEELLGRVVDALGNAIDGKGPLASKIRRRVGLKAPGIIPRISVREPMQTGIKAVDSLVPIGRGQRELIIGDRQTGKTSIAIDTIINQKRFNDGTDEKKKLYCIYVAIGQKRSTVAQLVKRLTDADAMKYTIVVSATASDAAPLQYLAPYSGCSMGEYFRDNGKHALIIYDDLSKQAVAYRQMSLLLRRPPGREAYPGDVFYLHSRLLERAAKMNDQFGGGSLTALPVIETQAGDVSAYIPTNVISITDGQIFLETELFYKGIRPAINVGLSVSRVGSAAQTRAMKQVAGTMKLELAQYREVAAFAQFGSDLDAATQQLLNRGVRLTELLKQGQYVPMAIEEQVTVIYAGVRGHLDKMEPSKITRFENAFLAHIKSQHQDLLATIRADGKISEQTDAKLKETVINFLSNFE